One stretch of Brachyhypopomus gauderio isolate BG-103 chromosome 8, BGAUD_0.2, whole genome shotgun sequence DNA includes these proteins:
- the ppil1 gene encoding peptidyl-prolyl cis-trans isomerase-like 1 has product MSGVPPDSWQPPTVSLETTMGTIVMELYWKHAPKTCKNFAELGRRGYYNNIKFHRIIKDFMVQGGDPTGTGRGGASIYGKQFEDELHPELKFTGAGILAMANAGPDTNGSQFFLTLAPTQWLDGKHSIFGRVCQGMSVLNRIGMVETNSQDRPVEDIKILRVTLPN; this is encoded by the exons ATGTCAGGAGTACCACCAGACTCGTGGCAGCCCCCAACGGTTTCGCTTGAGACCAC AATGGGAACAATCGTGATGGAATTGTACTGGAAGCACGCGCCTAAAACCTGCAAGAACTTTGCTGAACTGGGCAGAAGAGGCTATTATAACAATATTAAGTTCCATCGCATCATCAAGGACTTCATGGTTCAGGGGGGTGACCCAACAGGAACTG GCCGTGGTGGTGCATCTATATATGGAAAACAGTTTGAAGATGAACTTCACCCAGAGCTGAAATTCACAG GTGCTGGAATTCTTGCAATGGCTAATGCAGGCCCAGATACAAATGGGAGTCAGTTCTTTCTGACCCTGGCTCCCACTCAGTGGTTAGATGGCAAGCACAGTATATTTGGCAGAGTTTGCCAGGGCATGAGTGTTCTTAATCGAATTGGGATGGTGGAGACCAACAGTCAAGATCGCCCTGTTGAAGACATAAAGATCCTCAGAGTGACTCTACCTAACTGA
- the frs3 gene encoding fibroblast growth factor receptor substrate 3 produces MGSCWSCLYRDSIQDTHPTKFKVTNVDDEGNELGSGTMELTQTELILHTRKRDAIRWPYLCLRRYGYDSNLFSFESGRRCQTGQGIFAFKCSRAEEIFNLLQELMQCNSINVVEEPMIMTRPSHAPEMDLPRTPQTPNTPGFPMQAFPNGYPGYPMSADSSQPSLSEDHRHSLMGMDDQTHTYVNTVSMESDLSNRHCVHSLPEVRPPTFADASATSAVRGGQVPGHCCPMDDPHKDPQVFLQPGAQEVKFMLGPTPAQRHLLERDRHAPRPLRAPDGSSETEGEEAPPVHVCNTHSYHHYHHHLHRHPSMEPCPGSQLTYENINGLRGGRRQRLSPSSVSQSQSVASSSSSSTAGESHPHTHPHPLPLAHTHAVPLPPQAYACERGPGIVGHRRSALLNYENLPSLPPVWEYRALQREEEEEQDEDDEDDEYEEEEEEDFDEYEYSEGPGTPNGYHQDGGGSGGIHRDALQNYVNTEQIQPPTRLRHACPPHPNPPERGGRVFSFDFRRQRAGRGAIGSAAYEQHGRHPPPPPSRQLNYIQVDLEAGASSCPGHGVGGGAQVPQRPPPLKRGMAAAAANPISRRGECYAVIDLQKTAAMSNLQKALPRDDGTSRKTRHNSTDLPL; encoded by the exons ATGGGGAGCTGTTGGAGCTGTCTGTATAGAGACTCCATCCAAGACACCCACCCCACCAAATTTAAG GTAACGAACGTGGACGATGAAGGGAACGAGCTGGGATCGGGGACGATGGAGCTCACCCAAACAGAGCTCATTCTGCACACGCGCAAACGCGATGCCATCCGGTGGCCGTACCTGTGCCTGCGCCGCTACGGATATGACTCCAACCTCTTCTCCTTCGAGAGCGGGCGACGCTGCCAGACGGGGCAGG GGATCTTTGCATTTAAATGCTCTCGTGCAGAGGAGATCTTTAACCTCCTGCAGGAGCTGATGCAGTGCAACAGTATCAATGTGGTGGAGGAGCCCATGATCATGACCCGGCCCAGTCACGCGCCAGAAATGGACTTACCTCGAACCCCACAAACACCCAACA cccCTGGGTTTCCAATGCAGGCTTTTCCTAATGGATACCCCGGGTACCCTATGAGTGCAGACTCATCACAGCCCTCCCTCTCTGAAGACCACAGACACAGCCTCATGGGGATGGATGACCAG ACACACACCTATGTGAACACAGTGAGTATGGAGAGTGACCTGTCCAACCGTCACTGTGTACACTCCTTGCCTGAGGTGCGGCCGCCCACCTTTGCCGATGCCTCCGCCACTTCAGCCGTTCGTGGAGGCCAGGTTCCCGGCCACTGCTGCCCCATGGACGACCCTCACAAAGACCCTCAGGTCTTCCTCCAGCCCGGAGCTCAGGAGGTGAAGTTCATGCTGGGTCCCACCCCAGCACAGCGCCACCTGCTGGAACGAGACCGACACGCGCCTCGGCCGCTTCGCGCGCCCGACGGCAGCTCCGAGACGGAGGGGGAGGAGGCTCCGCCCGTACACGTGTGCAACACGCACTCCTaccaccattaccaccaccacctgcaccgGCACCCCAGCATGGAGCCCTGCCCGGGCAGTCAGCTGACGTACGAGAACATTAACGGGCTCCGGGGTGGGCGCAGGCAGAGGCTGAGCCCCAGCAGCGTGTCCCAGTCCCAGTCTGTGGCCTCGAGTAGCAGCAGCAGCACGGCCGGCGAGAgccacccgcacacacacccgcacccgCTGCCCctggcgcacacacacgctgtccCGCTGCCACCCCAGGCCTACGCCTGTGAGAGGGGGCCGGGCATTGTCGGTCATCGCCGTTCCGCGCTGCTCAACTACGAGAACCTCCCATCACTGCCGCCTGTCTGGGAGTACCGCGCCCTTCAgcgcgaggaagaggaggagcaggacgaagaTGACGAAGACGATGAGtatgaggaggaagaagaagaggacTTTGATGAGTATGAATATTCTGAGGGGCCCGGAACCCCAAACGGGTATCACCAGGACGGCGGGGGAAGCGGTGGGATTCATCGTGATGCTCTACAGAACTACGTCAACACGGAGCAG ATACAGCCTCCAACACGTCTCCGTCATGCGTGCCCCCCCCACCCTAACCCTCCTGAAAGGGGGGGGCGAGTTTTCAGCTTCGATTTCCGTCGGCAGCGGGCGGGACGTGGCGCCATCGGAAGTGCCGCCTACGAGCAGCATGGCCGCCatccgccccctcccccctctcgcCAGCTCAATTACATCCAGGTAGACCTGGAGGCCGGGGCCTCGAGTTGCCCAGGACACGGAGTAGGGGGCGGAGCTCAAGTGCCCCAGAGACCTCCCCCTCTTAAGCGCGGCATGGCTGCTGCGGCGGCAAACCCCATTTCCCGTAGAGGAGAGTGCTATGCCGTGATCGACTTGCAGAAGACAGCAGCCATGTCCAACCTTCAGAAAGCTCTGCCTCGCGATGATGGCACCTCCCGAAAAACTCGCCACAACAGTACCGACCTGCCTCTGTGA